A genomic stretch from Hemicordylus capensis ecotype Gifberg chromosome 5, rHemCap1.1.pri, whole genome shotgun sequence includes:
- the STK38L gene encoding serine/threonine-protein kinase 38-like isoform X2 has translation MKRCGFLDLRMFPDFRGALFDLRKFRPPNVRSEWIKYKKLRRSQHARKETEFLRLKRTRLGLDDFESLKVIGRGAFGEVRLVQKKDTGHIYAMKILRKADMLEKEQVAHIRAERDILVEADGAWVVKMFYSFQDKRNLYLIMEFLPGGDMMTLLMKKDTLSEEETQFYISETVLAIDAIHQLGFIHRDIKPDNLLLDAKGHVKLSDFGLCTGLKKAHRTEFYRNLTHNPPSDFSFQNMNSKRKAETWKKNRRQLAYSTVGTPDYIAPEVFMQTGYNKLCDWWSLGVIMYEMLIGYPPFCSETPQETYRKVMNWKETLVFPPEVPISEKSKDLILKFCTDAESRVGSNGVEEIKSHPFFEAVDWGHIRERPAAIPIEIKSIDDTSNFDEFPESDILQPVPNTTEPDYKSKDWVFLNYTYKRFEGLTQRGSIPSYMKAGKL, from the exons AAAAAGCTTCGAAGATCTCAGCATGCCCGCAAAGAAACTGAATTTCTACGGCTGAAGAGAACGAGGCTAGGCCTGGATGACTTTGAATCTTTGAAAGTTATAGGAAGGGGTGCATTTGGAGAG GTACGCCTCGTTCAGAAGAAAGATACGGGTCATATTTATGCAATGAAAATACTAAGAAAAGCTGATATGCtggagaaagagcag GTGGCTCATATACGAGCAGAAAGGGATATACTAGTAGAAGCAGATGGTGCCTGGGTGGTGAAGATGTTTTATAGTTTTCAGGACAAACGAAATCTTTATCTGATCATGGAGTTTCTACCTGGag GTGATATGATGACCTTACTTATGAAGAAGGATACTTTATCAGAGGAAGAAACACAGTTTTATATATCTGAAACTGTGCTAGCCATTGATGCCATTCACCAGCTGGGTTTTATTCACAGAGATATTAAACCAGATAATCTACTGCTAGATGCAAAG GGTCATGTAAAACTCTCTGATTTTGGACTATGCACAGGTTTAAAGAAAGCTCACAGAACTGAATTCTACAGAAACCTTACACACAATCCACCAAGTGACTTCT CATTTCAGAATATGAACTCAAAGAGAAAAGCAGAAACATGGAAAAAGAATAGGCGACAGCTG GCCTACTCTACTGTTGGGACTCCAGATTATATTGCTCCAGAAGTTTTCATGCAGACAGGGTACAATAAATTATGTGACTGGTGGTCTCTGGGAGTTATTATGTATGAAATGCTAATAG GGTATCCCCCTTTCTGCTCTGAAACACCACAGGAAACGTATCGGAAAGTTATGAACTGGAAAGAGACTCTGGTATTTCCTCCAGAAGTGCCCATTTCAGAAAAATCCAAGGACTTGATTCTCAA ATTTTGTACTGATGCAGAAAGCAGAGTTGGTAGCAATGGAGTGGAAGAAATTAAGAGTCACCCATTTTTTGAAGCTGTTGACTGGGGACATATCAG AGAGAGGCCGGCTGCTatccctattgaaattaaaagtattGATGACACTTCCAATTTTGATGAATTCCCTGAATCCGATATTTTACAGCCAG TGCCAAACACCACAGAACCCGATTACAAGTCCAAAGACTGGGTTTTTCTTAATTATACCTACAAGAGGTTTGAAGGGCTCACTCAACGTGGCTCCATCCCTTCTTATATGAAAGCAGGGAAGTTATGA